CTAGACTTGTAAACTCATGATGATTTCCTCTATCATAATATAATTCAATTTGTCCAATAAATTCTACTTTTACACCTTGATGCTCCAATTTACCAGCTTTCCTGAGACTAATATTAATCTGCAAATAATAgtgtattaattaatataacctTATTTGCTTCTCAAGAAGGATTTAAACTACATTATGACATTATCTACTAAAAGTCATGTTTCACAAAaaggaaattatttttaaatatattctattatagTTCTATGGTTtgaatttatcaaattaaataagataattatatttacttaaaGATATTAAAACATATCAGTCTTTCTCTTATATATATACCCATATACGTTAAATACTGTAATTTTTTggaatatatgcatatataacaatattagtgtgcgaaaataaataaattattaaatattaatataaataattaatatagaaTAGCGCAATGTTgagtatttcttattttatcttATACGGCTATTGGTCTAGAGTTTACGAATAAACACCGTAGGTTATGGATTACATtctgtacaaatatttcatttagtttatttatatttattcgtttaaaaaaagatttttacCTTTCCAGAAACGGTTTCACCGTCATAGTATAACAAGTGGCGCTCTTTTTTACCATCTTCAGATTTAATGTCTGCAGTCTTCCTGGTTTCTGCACCATCCAAAGTAATCTCTATATCAGCCGATTGACCAAACCCAAAGAAACTCTACAAAAAAAGATAAAGTAGATACATCGGGAATATCTTATAATTTCGTAACGAATGATTTAACTGTTCTAAGACGAAGAATTTACTAATCAAAAAGTAACATACCATTTTTCGTAAAAAAGTTTGAGCTTGTATAAATTATCGCACGTTCTATCGTAATCGTGTTCGCGTTAACAAGACCAACGTGTGAAATCAATGAAAAATCCTCGAAGGCAacattttttcacgtagaaacgAGAAAAGTTGTATTATTTTTTGCTCGCTTCCTCCCAAAAGTCACAAGTAGCCAATATGGCTGCGCACTGTAACCCCCACCCTTACCATGTACTGTCAAACTTACAGTCGCGTGTAAGAATGCGGTAGACAACATTCGAACCGGTAATATCTAGTATTATTTacattcattttttatttctttttaaattcgtTGTTGTAATTGGATAAGACAATGGATTTAGGTTTCGATTATTTCTCTTAAAAACATTTGTTCGTTCAAATGCAGGTGCGTGGTGCGTTCGTAATGCTGTTCAATGGCGAATAATCGGTGACGTTTAGAAATCAAGTTATCATAATCTACATGTGATAACATGTTCAAGTTCCGTTTTCAGTTCATTTACTTTGCACTGCGTTTAAATCGGTGTAAACATACGACAGTTGGATACTTGAGAGAACttttatattaataacataATTATTTAGTAACGAATCTACTACTTAGACTAATTAAATAAAAGCTGAGGAGAAATCAATTTTGTCACTTGATATTCATCGTAAACACGTTAAATGTATCATAatgaacaaaaattgaaataaaagttgATGCAAATTATCCGATTCTGGTGAATCTGTGAAGAGAAATCTGCTAATACTAGTTATGAGGTTAGATTCTAGGTTATTTCCATGTTATTTCATAGTATAAATTTGTTGTAGTGGATTTGATTTCTCACAAATCacaaacaaaatataatacgccatataaaattttactaatatttgggttaatttttatttcaagcaaagaACCATGGTTGAAATCTCTTCGTGCGATTAACAGTGAAAAATTTAGTAAATAGCAATAAATCATGGATTATGACTATATGTCTTTTCAAAGAGAAAAGGATGTTCACAATAAATGTTATGGTGGAAGATTGTGGTGTATAAAAGtatgtatatacaaatattttatggtattaaataatatgtaattaaataattgaaatattctttATGGATACTAAGTATCCTTTAATTGATTTTATGTTATAGGACATATGTGGGATTATATGTGCTATCTTAACCTGGTTGTTAATAATTTATGCAGAGTTTGTAGTAATGGCAGTTATCCTTATTCCCACAATAAATACTTTATACTCTAGTTTAAACACTGCAATATTTCAGTCATTAACTTTCTTGGCTTTTGCATCTCATTTAAGGACAATGTTCACAGATCCAGTAAGACATGAAAACATGGAGCTAGCATATTTGAAACATACTAGTAATATGGCTTAAACATATTTATAGGGTGCTGTTCTGAAAGGAAATGCTACCAAGGAAATGATTGAACAAATGGGATTTAGGGATGGACAAGTCATATTTAAGTGTCCTAAATGTTGTTGTATTAAGCCTGATAGAGCACATCATTGTTCTGTGTGCCAAAGgtaaatttataacatttgtaatATCTTAGTTATGAATACATAGAAAAATtacagatattttaaatattttatttatagatgtATTAGAAAAATGGATCATCATTGTCCATGGGTTAATAATTGTGTTGGGGAAAAtaatcaaaaatattttgtactttttacTGTAAGTCTTGCTATACAAATATGCTATACAAGTGATGACACGAAGCATCATctatattatgtaatttattttagttCTATATAGCAGCAATGTCATTGCATTCTTTATTGCTATGTATACAACAATTTACTACATGCATAAGACAAGAATGGAAAGAATGTTCTACATTTAATCCACCTGCAACAGTGGTACTATTACTTTGCTTGGCATTCGAAGCCCTCTTATTTGCCATTTTCACGGCTGTAATGTTAGGGACACAATTACAAGCAATTTGGAACGATGAAACTGTATGTACacgataattaaataaaaaattaattgtaatttcaaattgattacttatttatatcatttttat
Above is a genomic segment from Bombus vancouverensis nearcticus chromosome 1, iyBomVanc1_principal, whole genome shotgun sequence containing:
- the LOC117153306 gene encoding palmitoyltransferase ZDHHC3; protein product: MDYDYMSFQREKDVHNKCYGGRLWCIKDICGIICAILTWLLIIYAEFVVMAVILIPTINTLYSSLNTAIFQSLTFLAFASHLRTMFTDPGAVLKGNATKEMIEQMGFRDGQVIFKCPKCCCIKPDRAHHCSVCQRCIRKMDHHCPWVNNCVGENNQKYFVLFTFYIAAMSLHSLLLCIQQFTTCIRQEWKECSTFNPPATVVLLLCLAFEALLFAIFTAVMLGTQLQAIWNDETGIEQLKKEEARWVRNSRWKSIQAVFGRFSIAWFSPFTSPPKGKTKQDSYLYSV